In Deltaproteobacteria bacterium, a single window of DNA contains:
- a CDS encoding preprotein translocase subunit YajC: protein DTVVTSGGIHGKIVAITENVITLEIADKVRIKVSRPFIVELIQKAS, encoded by the coding sequence GACACGGTCGTCACATCCGGGGGTATTCACGGCAAGATTGTGGCGATTACGGAAAACGTGATCACCCTGGAAATCGCCGACAAAGTGCGTATCAAGGTGTCACGGCCGTTTATTGTTGAACTCATCCAGAAGGCGTCTTAA